One region of Streptomyces sp. CG4 genomic DNA includes:
- a CDS encoding phosphocholine cytidylyltransferase family protein → MIGLVLAAGAGRRLRPYTDTLPKALVPVGPAGIEGEPTVLDLTLGNFAEIGLTEVAIIVGYRKEAVYERKAALEQKYGLKLTLIDNDKAEEWNNAYSLWCGRDALKDGVILANGDTVHPVSVEKTLLAARGDGKKIILALDTVKSLADEEMKVVVDPEKGMTKITKLMDPAEATGEYIGVTLIEGDAAPELADALKTVWEADPQQFYEHGYQELVNRGFRIDVAPIGDVQWVEIDNHDDLAKGREIACRS, encoded by the coding sequence ATGATCGGCCTCGTGCTGGCGGCCGGCGCCGGACGGCGTCTGCGCCCCTACACCGACACCCTGCCCAAGGCGTTGGTGCCGGTGGGGCCTGCGGGCATAGAGGGTGAGCCAACGGTCCTGGACCTGACCCTCGGCAACTTCGCCGAGATCGGGCTGACCGAGGTCGCGATCATCGTCGGCTACCGCAAGGAGGCCGTCTACGAGCGCAAGGCGGCCCTGGAGCAGAAGTACGGCCTCAAGCTCACCCTCATCGACAACGACAAGGCCGAGGAGTGGAACAACGCCTACTCCCTGTGGTGCGGTCGTGACGCCCTCAAGGACGGCGTGATCCTCGCCAACGGCGACACCGTCCACCCGGTCTCCGTCGAGAAGACGCTGCTCGCCGCACGTGGCGACGGTAAGAAGATCATCCTCGCCCTGGACACCGTGAAGTCCCTCGCGGACGAGGAGATGAAGGTCGTCGTCGACCCCGAGAAGGGTATGACGAAGATCACCAAGCTGATGGACCCCGCCGAGGCCACCGGCGAGTACATCGGCGTCACCCTGATCGAGGGCGACGCCGCCCCCGAGCTGGCCGACGCGCTGAAGACGGTCTGGGAGGCCGACCCGCAGCAGTTCTACGAGCACGGGTACCAGGAGCTGGTCAACCGCGGCTTCCGGATCGACGTGGCGCCGATCGGCGACGTCCAGTGGGTCGAGATCGACAACCACGACGACCTCGCCAAGGGACGGGAGATCGCGTGCCGCTCCTGA